A single window of Nicotiana sylvestris chromosome 3, ASM39365v2, whole genome shotgun sequence DNA harbors:
- the LOC104222876 gene encoding oleosin H1-like — MADVRHPHQIQVHPQHPRYEGGVKTLLPQRGPSATQVLAIVTLLPVGATLLGIAGLTLLGTIIGLCVATPVFLLFSPVLVPAALTVALAVTGFLTSGAFGLTGLSSLSWIVNYFKQGRTVTEQLDYTKRRMQERMADAAAQVGQKTKDVGQAIQSKAQEGKEGGRT; from the exons ATGGCTGACGTTCGTCATCCACACCAAATTCAAGTTCATCCCCAACACCCTCGTTATGAGGGTGGCGTCAAAACTCTTCTTCCTCAAAGAGGTCCTTCAGCTACCCAAGTTCTAGCCATTGTCACACTTCTTCCTGTCGGGGCGACGCTGTTGGGGATTGCCGGCCTGACGCTCCTCGGGACGATTATAGGTCTTTGCGTTGCTACTCCGGTGTTTTTACTCTTCAGCCCGGTTCTTGTTCCAGCTGCTCTCACTGTTGCGCTAGCTGTCACTGGATTCTTGACTTCAG GTGCCTTTGGATTGACTGGGCTGTCATCACTTTCTTGGATTGTTAATTACTTTAAGCAAGGGAGGACTGTTACTGAACAATTGGACTACACAAAGAGGCGGATGCAAGAACGAATGGCAGATGCTGCGGCGCAAGTGGGACAAAAGACCAAGGATGTTGGACAAGCAATCCAGAGCAAAGCTCAGGAAGGGAAAGAAGGTGGCCGGACTTAG
- the LOC104222878 gene encoding U4/U6 small nuclear ribonucleoprotein Prp31 homolog translates to MAARAASFLEDLDGLSDNEKNLLRAALNYDDLDNFFKLRKSRRYIEIMQKVEYASDKSDDKPKSGGVDDPEYDQQLIIDCNMLSIDIENEIVLIHNFIRDKYQLKVPELESLVHHPIDYARVIKKIGHERDLTTLAADLEGLLPSAIITVFSCWRLGKAIEAWNRALALDSAKEKLVHFVKSRMGYIAPNLSALVGNAVAAKLMATAGGLSSLSKMCVSDVLLLGAKTEISSGQFYGAGACIEQSEIIQTKPPPPAFRSRACKLLALKSIVAAHVDSARGYPTGIYGTSIREELRKKLEKCHNFA, encoded by the exons ATGGCAGCTCGTGCTGCCTCTTTTCTGGAAGATCTTGACGGATTGTCCGATAATGAAAAGAATCTGCTGCGTGCGGCGCTTAATTATGATGATCTAGATAACTTTTTCAAGCTGCGAAAATCACGTCGCTACATTGAGATTATGCAGAAAGTTGAATAT GCAAGTGATAAA TCTGACGATAAACCTAAATCAGGTGGTGTTGATGATCCAGAATACGATCAGCAGTTGATAATAGACTGTAATATGTTATCAATTGACATTGAGAATGAAATTGTTTTAATCCACAACTTCATACGCGACAAGTATCAATTGAAAGTTCCTGAGTTAGAGTCACTTGTTCATCACCCAATTGATTATGCCCGGGTTATTAAAAAAATTGGCCACGAGAGGGATCTGACTACTCTTGCTGCCGACTTGGAAGGACTGCTACCCTCAGCTATCATCACGGTTTTCTCTTGCTGGCGACTTGGAAAGGCAATAGAAGCATGGAATAGAGCCCTTGCTCTTGATTCAGCAAAGGAAAAGCTTGTGCATTTTGTCAAAAGTCGAATGGGATATATTGCTCCCAATCTCTCTGCTCTTGTTGGGAATGCAGTTGCTGCTAAACTTATGGCAACTGCTGGTGGTCTCTCGTCCCTGTCAAAAATGTGTGTTTCTGATGTCCTGCTTCTTGGTGCCAAAACGGAGATTAGTTCTGGACAATTTTATGGTGCAGGAGCTTGTATTGAGCAAAGTGAAATAATTCAGACTAAACCTCCACCTCCTGCCTTTAGGTCGCGAGCCTGTAAACTGCTGGCACTCAAATCAATAGTAGCGGCTCATGTTGACTCCGCCAGAGGATATCCCACTGGAATATATGGAACATCTATTAGGGAAGAGCTCCGCAAAAAGTTAGAGAAATGTCATAATTTTGCATAA